GCTTAAGGGTTCCAAAACGGTGATTTACGGTTCCCGTTTTATGGGGAGTTATAAAGATATGACTTCTTTGCATTTCTTTGGGAATCGCATTCTTACTGTCTTAACAAACCTTCTTTTTGGGGTGGCTTTAACGGATATGGAAACTTGTTATAAATTAATCCCCGTGGAATTAATCAAGAAGATAGAGATAAAAAGCAATCGTTTTAATTTTGAGCCGGAGATAACGGCAAAAATTTTGAAAAACGGATATAAAATTAAGGAAGTTCCAATTTCTTATGCCGGAAGAACGGCAAGCGAGGGTAAAAAAATAACTTGGAGGGACGGTTTCTCGGCTTTAGCAACACTTATAAAGTTTCGCTTTTTAAGCTAGGGATTATTTCGTCATTGCGAGGGAGCGTTAGCAACCGAAGCAATCCCAACTAGATTTTAATGAAATGGATTTATTCAATACCTCTATAAAAAAGATAAATAATTTTAAAGTCCCTCTAGTTTTGTTTTTAT
The Patescibacteria group bacterium DNA segment above includes these coding regions:
- a CDS encoding glycosyltransferase family 2 protein, giving the protein MKLSVIIPVYNEIGTLEKILKKVKDVKVPKEIILVDDGSTDGSREFLEELKRKDTALKVIFQKENQGKGAALRVGFKKVSGDYVIVQDADLEYDPRDYLKLLKELKGSKTVIYGSRFMGSYKDMTSLHFFGNRILTVLTNLLFGVALTDMETCYKLIPVELIKKIEIKSNRFNFEPEITAKILKNGYKIKEVPISYAGRTASEGKKITWRDGFSALATLIKFRFLS